The proteins below are encoded in one region of Salvelinus namaycush isolate Seneca chromosome 39, SaNama_1.0, whole genome shotgun sequence:
- the LOC120032746 gene encoding zinc finger protein 135-like, producing MALDEEERPQLGPEVRGPGGMRLINTRERPDFPFDRRKSPSGEPDPETPKPVTRHHCSLCGRSFTKLGNLKEHERKHTGEKPFQCSQCGKRFSRTHELILHERTHTGEKPHNCSQCGKSFAQLGNLKKHKRIHTGEKPYPCSQCGKYFRLSEHLKSHERTHTGEKTHNCSQCGKSFSHLGNLKKHKRIHTGEKPYPCSHCGKKFRLLQNLKSHERTHTGEKPHNCVQCGKSFSHLGNLNKHKKIHSGEKPYPCSQCGKNFTLSESLKSHERTHTGEKPHNCSQCGKSFSHSATLNQHKRIHSREKPYHCSQCGKNFALSDNLKEHERTHTGENPYHCFQCGKSFTDLDSLNIHKIIHSKEKPYHCSQCGKSFTKPGNLKRHVDIHTQGRVSSQFGKSFS from the coding sequence gagagagaccagactttCCCTTTGACAGacggaagagtccttcaggggaaccagacccagagactcCCAAACCAGTGACACGACATCACTGCTCCCTGTGTGGAAGGAGTTTTACCAAGTTAGGGAACCTAAAAGAGCacgagagaaaacacacaggagaaaagcctttccaatgctcccagtgtggaaagagattttcaCGAACTCATGAACTAATATTACatgaaaggacacacacaggggaaaaaccacacaattgctcccagtgtggaaagagttttgcgCAGTTAGGGAACCTAAAAAAACATAAGAGAATACATACTGGGGAGAAACCTTAcccctgttcccagtgtggaaaatATTTTAGGTTGTCAGAACACTTAAAATCAcacgagaggacacacacaggggaaaaaacacacaattgctcccagtgtggaaagagtttttcccATTTAGGTAACCTAAAAAaacataagagaatacacactggagagaaaccttacccctgttcccattgtggaaagaaaTTTAGGTTATTACAAAACTTAAAAtcgcatgagaggacacacacaggggaaaaacCACACAATTGCgtccagtgtggaaagagtttttcccATTTAGGGAACCTGAACAAACATAAGAAAATACACTCTGGAGAGAAGCCGTATCCCtgttcccaatgtggaaagaattttacattgtcagaaagcttaaaatcacatgagaggacacacacaggggaaaaaccacacaattgctcccagtgtggaaagagtttttcccATTCAGCGACCCTGAATCAACATAAGAGAATACACTCtcgagagaagccttaccactgttcccagtgtggaaagaattttGCATTGTCAGATAACCTGAaggagcatgagaggacacacacaggagaaaatccttaccactgcttccagtgtggaaagagttttactgaCTTGGATAGCCTGAACATACATAAGATAATACACTCTAAAGAGAAACCGTACCattgttcccagtgtggaaagagttttactaagCCAGGGAACCTGAAAAGGCAtgtggacatacacacacaggggagGGTAAGCTCACAGTTTGGAAAGAGTTTTAGTTAG